DNA from Solidesulfovibrio fructosivorans JJ]:
AACTTGCCGCCGCCGGTGGTGACGCCCGAAATTTTCGAACCCTGGATCTTGACGGAGACCACATCGCCGGCATTCACTTTCTGGATGAAATCGGAATAGGAAAGCTTGGCGCTTTGGGTCTGCGGCTGGTTGAACAAGTTGAACAGGACGACCATGACCAGGGATATGGCCGCCCAAAGCATGAGATTTTTCGCAAAACTGTTCAAACTGGAGTCCTCCAGGAGTCGGGCAAGGAAGGGTGGGGCCCGCGAGTTGTAAAGGTGATGGGCATAGCACAGCCGTATCCGGGCTGTCCACGCGGCAAAAACGGTTTTCCTTTGCCGCCGTGCATGAGTCGGAAATGCCCGGGCAAGGCTTGCCAAGGCCGTCGTAGCTTCATATTGTGATTCATAATAAGCGTCCAGGACGCGCCCGGCAAGGAGCGGCGATGCCTCATAAACGTATTTTGACGGTCGACGACGCAAAAAGCGTGCGTGGACTCGTCTCCCAAACGCTGCGCCAGGCGGGCTACGACATCGCCGAGGCCGTGGACGGCGCCGACGCCTTGGAAAAGGCATCGGAGGGGATCGATATGGTCATCACCGACCTCAACATGCCGGGCATGGGCGGCCTGGAACTCATCACCCGGCTGCGGGAGCGGGCGGATACCCGCTTCACCCCGATCCTGGTCCTGACCACCGAATCCCAGAGCGACACGCGCCGCCGGGCCGTTTCGGCCGGCGCTTCGGGCTGGATCGTCAAACCGTTCGCCCCGGAAGTGCTGCTGGCCCTGGTGCGCCGCTTCCTGTGCTGAGCAGCCCCCCCGGACAAGCCAAAGATGGCAGACACACCCCAGGACCACTATACCTTGCCCGACCTCGACGCCGCCGGCATGGACAGCGGAGCCCTGCTCTTCCACGACGCCCCGCTGGCCGTGTATCTGCGCGGCACGGACGGCGCCCTGCTCGACGCCAACATGGCCATGGCCGTGCTGTTCGGCTTCGACGACCCGGCGGCGTTCCTGGAGGCCATGGCCGCGATCCCGGACCAATATTACCTGGACCCGGACACCCGCGCCTCGGTCCTTTCCACCCTGGCCCGCGACGGCCGCGTGACCGGCCGGCAGTTCCAGGCGCTCGGCCAGGACGGCTTCGTCATCTGGGTGGAGGAATCGGCCCGGCGGATCGTCTCCCCGGCCGGCGAAACCTTCTATTTCGGTTACCTGCGCGACATCACGGCCGAAAAGAGCACGCGCTGGGCGCTGACCGAAATCGAGGAAAAATTCCGGGGCATTTTCGAAAACGCCGTGGAAGGCCTTTTCCAGATGACGCCCGGCGGCCGCTTCGTCACGGTCAACATCGCCCTGGCACGCATGCTCGCCTATGCGGCCCCCGAAAACCTGACCGCCATGTCCAACGCCGCCGAGCATGTCTTCGTTTCCCCCGCCGACTGGCGCGAGTTGGGAGCCGTCCTCGACGCCGAAGGCATGGTGCGGGGGCACGAGGTGGAACTTTTCCGGGCCGACGGGACGCGCATCTTCGCTTCGATCCACGCCCGGGCCGTGCGCGACGTCGACGGCGGCATCGTGCTGTTCGAAGGCTCCATGGAAGACGTGACGGAACGCCGCCAGTCCCAGGAGCAACTGCGCCAGAGCCTGGCCCGGACCAGCACCCTTTTTCACCAAACCGTCAAATCCCTGGCCACGACCGTGCGCTTCCGCGACCCCTACACCGCCAGCCACCAGGACAACGTGGCCCGGCTCGCCGAGGCCATGGCCCGGACCATGGGGCTGTGCGAAGACATGACGGCCGGCATCCGGGTGGCCGGGCAGCTGCACGACATCGGCAAGATCAACGTGCCCGTGCGCTA
Protein-coding regions in this window:
- a CDS encoding ATP-dependent metallopeptidase FtsH/Yme1/Tma family protein, producing MNSFAKNLMLWAAISLVMVVLFNLFNQPQTQSAKLSYSDFIQKVNAGDVVSVKIQGSKISGVTTGGGK
- a CDS encoding response regulator, which codes for MPHKRILTVDDAKSVRGLVSQTLRQAGYDIAEAVDGADALEKASEGIDMVITDLNMPGMGGLELITRLRERADTRFTPILVLTTESQSDTRRRAVSAGASGWIVKPFAPEVLLALVRRFLC
- a CDS encoding HD domain-containing phosphohydrolase produces the protein MADTPQDHYTLPDLDAAGMDSGALLFHDAPLAVYLRGTDGALLDANMAMAVLFGFDDPAAFLEAMAAIPDQYYLDPDTRASVLSTLARDGRVTGRQFQALGQDGFVIWVEESARRIVSPAGETFYFGYLRDITAEKSTRWALTEIEEKFRGIFENAVEGLFQMTPGGRFVTVNIALARMLAYAAPENLTAMSNAAEHVFVSPADWRELGAVLDAEGMVRGHEVELFRADGTRIFASIHARAVRDVDGGIVLFEGSMEDVTERRQSQEQLRQSLARTSTLFHQTVKSLATTVRFRDPYTASHQDNVARLAEAMARTMGLCEDMTAGIRVAGQLHDIGKINVPVRYLSKPGRLVGLEWEFMKRHAQTGYEILKDIDFPWPVAEIVWAHHERLDGSGYPRGLTGAAIGIEARILAVADVLDAMASNRPYRPALGVEAALAELIRHRGATFDPDAVDAARSVIRDGVVRY